TTTGTGTCGTGTGCCTGCGTGCCGCGGGCCGGTAGGGCTCCTGCGGCGGCGGCGTCGGAAACACACCGGCTGCCGCCTGCATCCGGCTGGCCTCAGTCTGCGACGGATCGCGATCCCAGACCCGCCTGATATCGAGCGGCTTCGGGATCACCACCGTGCCGTCATAGCTGCGTGCGCAGCCGCTGCCCGCAAGCAGCGCCATGCACAGGAAACAAGGCACGATCCAACCGGTCATCAGCAACACCCCCGCCGACTTATAGCCCGGCCGGGGTTCCGCCGACAACCGGCGGAATACCGCAGGGCAATGTGGCTCTGGCCGCAGTCTGGATTGGTTATGGTTAGCGGATCATTAATGCTTCTCGGGCACATTCCGCCGGCGAACCGCTGAGGGGGTTCGGCCTTGGCTTTCGGGGTGGGAACGGGATGGCTGACGGGACTGTTGGAACACGCGGCGGACGCGGTTCCCGAAAAGGGGTGGTGAACGGCGAGGATACGTCCGTCGGGGGTTCGCCCGAAGCGCTGCGCGAACTGGTCGGGGCCGGCGCCGACTGGGTCTGGGAGACCGACGCCGAGCTGCGCTTTTCCTGGCTTTCGGAGAACTACCAGGCCGCCACCGGCATCGATCCCGCCAGCATTCTTGGCCGTTTCCGCTTCGATTTCCTCAAGCAGATGGTGCACGGCAATCGACACGCCGCCGCGCATCTGGAGGATCTGCAGGCGCATCGGCCGTTTCGCGACTTTGTTTATGAGTTGAAGGGCGGCCGTCCCGGCTGCCGCTGGGTTTCGATCACCGGTTCCCCGCGGTTCGACGGCGAAGGCGAATTCATCGGCTATCGCGGCATCGGCCGCAACGTCACGGCACTGGCCGGTGCGCTGGACGAACTGCGGCAGGACGAGAGCGATCCGCCGGCCGGCGAGGCTACGCAGCACCTCGCCGATCTCGAGCGGACAATGGATGCCATGCATATGGGCGTCGTGGTGCTTGACGCGAAGTTCGACACGCTCATCGTCAACAAGGCCTATCGCGAGCTCTCCAGGATTCCCGACGGCGCCGTCACGGTCGGCGCGCCGTTCAGCCTGTTGATGGAACTCAACCGCCGCAACGGCATCTACGGCGATCTCGATGAACAGCAGTGGCAGCACTACCTAGCCACCCGCATCGAGGAGATCAGCGCCGGCTCGGTTGCGCCACGCGAATTTCTCCATGCCAATGGCAGGACGATGATGTTCTCCGTGACGGCGTTGTCCGGCGGCAAGCGGCTGTTGACCTACTACGACGTCTCCGAGCTCAAGCGTCGCGACGCCGAGATCGAGAGTGCCAACGCCAAAATTACGGAGACCTTCGCCAATCTTCGCACGATGGTCGACCAGATGCCGATCGGCGTGCTCGTCCTCGATGCGGAGATGCGCGCGGAGGTGATCAACCGCGCCTTCTATGATTTCTGGGAAATCGATCCCCGACGCGCCGGCATCGGCTGCGGCTTCCGCGAACTGATGCAGGCCAGCCGCGATATGGACCCTTACGGTGCTGACGATGCCGAATGGCAGGGCCACATCGCCGAGCGCGAAGCAGAAATCTCGGCCGGCCTGGTTGGCTCCAGGCAACTGCCACGCAATGACGGCCGTACGCTGATTGCCTCGCTGGCGCCGCTCGCCGGCGGCAAAAGGCTGATCTCCTATGTCGACGTCACCAACATGAAGGATCGCGAGGCTGAACTCGCCCAAGCGCTGGAGAAATCGCGGCTGGCCGAGGCGGTGATCAACGGCGTCAAGGACCCGATCTTCGTCAAGGACGACAATCTGCGTTTCGTCTTCGTCAATGAGGCGTTTTCGGCACTGTTCGGACAGAGCCCGCAAGCGATGCTGGGCAGGCCCGGCGGCGACTTCCTCAAGCAAAAGGACGCCGCGCAATTCGAAGACAGCGAACGCGCCGTGCTGGCGACCGGCACGCCCTACGAGGTCGAGGAGACTTTCGACGCCGAGGGCGCCAGCCGCTCGCGCATCGTGCGCAAGAACCGCGTCGGCATGCCCAGCGGCCGCAACTATGTCGCCGGTTTCCTGTTCGACATCTCCGACATGAAGCGCCGCGAGACCGAAGCCGAGGACGCCCGCAAGAACCTCACCACGGTGCTGGAGTCGCTGCCGGCGGCCGTCATCATCTATGACCGCGACGACAAGTTCGTCTTTGCAAACCGCAAGCTGCAGGACACGCTGCCGGAGCTGAAACCGGCATGGCAGCCCGGCCGCAGCTTCCGCGAGGCCCTGGAACTCGGACATTCGGTCGGCTATTTCCGATCGAGCGGCGATCGAGAAATCGATAGGCTCTATGAAGGCGACCCCGATGTCTGGCTCAATGCCATCCTCGCCCGCTATCGCCTGCCCAACTCGTCCTATGAGCGCCTCAATGCGGACGGCCGCTGGTATCAGGTCTACGATATGCGCACCGAGGACGGCACCTTCATCGGCGTGCGCGTCGACATCTCGGAGATCAAGAGCCGCGAAAAGGCGCTGCAGGAAAGCATGCGCCAGATCGACCTGTTCCGCCACGTCATGGACGAACTGCCGGTCGCCGCCTTCATCAAGGCGCAGGATCTGAGCATGGAATTCGTCAACAAGGCCTGGTGCGCGCTGACCGGCATCCCCAAGGAGGAAGTCATCGGCCGGACCGATCTCCAGCTTTTCGGCATCGACGACGCCGAAACCTACACCCATGACGACACCGAGGTCGTCGTCACCGGCCGCGGCCGCGAGATCGAGGAGCCCGTTACCCATCGCGACGGCACGGTGCGGCAATTGATGACGCGCAAGAGCCGGCTGGTGGCGCTCGATGGGTCGGTGCACCTTGTCGGCTCCAGCACCGACATCACCGACGTCAAGGCGCGCGAGCAGGCGCTGGAAGAGAGCATGCGCGAGAACGAGGTGTTCCGCAATCTCATCGACAACGTGCCGGTGTCGATCTACGCCAAGCGCTCCGACCTCAGGCAGTTCTACGTCAACAAGGGCTGGTGCGACCTCACCGGCCTCCGCAGGGAAGACGCGATCGGCAAGACGGACATCGAGATTTTCGGCGAAGACGGCGAAGCCTTCGTCAACAGTGATCTCGCCGTGCTGCGCACAGGCGATACACAGGAGATCGAGGAAACGGTGACGCTTGCCGACGGCAGCGTGCGCCACCAGTTCGCCCGCAAGGGCGCGATGATCGCGTCCGACGGTTCGCTCTATCTGATTGGGTCGACCACCGACATCACCGAACTGAAGCTGCGCGAGGCCGAACTGCGCGAGGCGCGCCAGCGCGCCGTGCTGGCCGACCGCGCCAAGTCGGAATTCCTGGCCAATATGAGCCACGAGATCCGCACGCCGATGAACGGCGTACTCGGCATGGCCGAGTTGCTGGCCAAATCCGACCTCGATCCCAAGCAGAAGACGTTCACCGATATCATCGTCAAGTCGGGTAACGCGCTCTTGACCATCATCAACGACATACTGGACTTCTCCAAGATCGATGCCGGACAGCTGGTGCTCGACCCTGCGCCCTTCAACCTGCCCGAAGCGATCGAGGATGTGGCGACGCTGATATCGACGCGCGCCAAGGAGAAGGACCTCGAGCTCATCGTGCGCGTCGAGCCGGGCCTGGAAAGCCTGTTCGTCGGCGATGTCGGTCGCGTCAGGCAGATCGTCACCAATCTGGTCGGCAACGCGGTGAAGTTTACCGACGAAGGCCACGTGCTGGTCGACGTGACCGGACAAAGGGGGCCGACGGGGACAAAGCTTACCGTTTCGGTCACCGACACCGGCATCGGCATTCCGCAGCAGAAATTAAAGCTCGTCTTCGAAAAATTCAGTCAGGCCGACACCTCGTCGACCAGACGCCACGAAGGCACAGGGCTCGGGCTCGCCATCACCTCGCGGCTGGTCGAGTTGATGGGCGGCGAGATCGGTGTCGAGAGCGCCGAAGGCAAGGGCTCGACCTTCTGGTTCACCGTGACATTGCCCAGGGCCGAGGAACAGACCGGACGGCGGATCATGCCGGTCGACGTGACCGGCTCACGGGTGCTGATCGTCGACGACAATGCCGTCAACCGATCGATCCTGAGCGAGCAGATGGCGTCATGGACCTTCGATTCCTGCGCCGCCGAAAGCGGACCCGAAGGGCTCAAGGTGCTGGTCGCCGCGGCTGCCTACGGCGTGCCGGTCGACTGCGTCGTGCTCGATTATCAGATGCCGGGGATGAGCGGCGCCGAAATGGCGCGCGTCGTGCGCAACACCGCAGGGCTGGCCGACACGCCGATCATCATGCTGACCTCGGTCGACCAGTCGCTCGCCAACACCAGCTATCGCGATCTCGGCATCGACGCCCAGCTGATCAAGCCGGCGCGTTCCTCGGTGCTTCTGGAAACGCTGGTCGCCACCATCCAGCGGCACCATCACAATATCACGGACGGCCGTGTGCTGCCGGCGGCAAGCAGCGGTTCCGGCGGCGGCAGGAACGAACCGTCGCCGGCAAAGCCGCCGCTCGCTGCATCGGAACGCGCCTTGCTGCAACCGCCGCCGGTTCGTGCCCGCGCCCGGGCCGCCGGGGATGAACGCCGGCTCGACATTCTCGTTGCCGAGGACAATGAGGTGAACCAGATGGTGTTCACCCAGATAATCGGCGAAACCGGCTACAGTTTCGAAATCGTCGGCAACGGCCGCAAGGCGCTCGACGCCTTCGGCCGGCTTAATCCGCGCATGATCCTGATGGACGTCTCGATGCCGGAGATGAACGGGCTCGAGGCCACCGCCGCAATTCGCCGGCTGGAAGAACATACGGGTATGCATATCCCGATCGTCGGCGTCACCGCGCATGCCTTGAAGGGCGACCGTGAGCGCTGCCTGGAAGCCGGCATGGACGACTATCTGCCCAAGCCGATCAGCCCCAGGGCGCTGCTCGAAAAGGTCGAGCGCTGGGTCGGCATATCAGGCGAAGCCCAACGAGACGCTGGATAGCAACCTGCGGCGCCGCCGGGATTCGGCCGCGCCGCAACAGCCAAGGATATGGTGCGATCGCACCATATCAAAGCTGGCGCCCAGTCAGGACAATGGTCGCAACGAAACCGCTCATTCAGTTACGGGCGGGAGCAAGCGACCGCCGACAAGAAACAGCGTCGAATCTACCCCAACGGACCTGTTTTTGGCGATGGCTCGGCCAAGATTCGCTCTGGTCACGGGCAACGCGCTCCCGTCCGGTTTTTCTTTCTCGGCATCGCGGCCTGCGGTGTGCCGGGACTTGATGCCAGCACGAATTGCGCAAGCGTCTGATTCCAGCGGCAACTTCCATTCCCACAAACCGGCTTAAAGGGTGCGGCCCACAAGACGTCTGTGCGACGTTACCGGGCTGACACGAAACTGTCATGCGACTGTAATAATCGAAGGCTATTGGCCTCAGCGGGCGCCGGTTTGAAGAGGGCGCCAAGAGACCATCTTCCGAACAGGAGCAGGCCACATGAAGAAATTCCTCGTTACGGCATCGGCCGTGGCGGTAGCGTTCGCCGCATCGTCCGGTGTCGCCGCTGCGCGTGACCAGATCCAGGTCGCCGGTTCGTCGACCGTGCTGCCTTACGCCAAGATCGTCGCCGAGCAGTTCGGCGAAACCTTCACCAACTTCAAGACCCCGGTGGTCGAGTCCGGCGGCAGCGGCGCCGGCATCAAGGAGTTCTGCAAGGGCGTCGGCGAAGACACGATCGATATCGCCAACTCCTCGCGCCCGATCAAGAAGGACGAGCTGAAGTCCTGCGCCGACGCCGGCGTCAAGGACGTCCAGGAAGTCCGCATCGGCTATGACGGCATCGTCTTTGCCACCGGCATCAAGGGTCCGGACTGGGCGCTGGTTCCCGCCGACATCTACAAGGCGCTCGCCGCCAAGCTAGTGGTCGACGGCAAGCTGGTCGACAACCCGAACACCAAGTGGAACCAGGTCAATCCGAAGCTGCCCGACTGGGATATCGCCGCCTATATCCCGGGTGAGAAGCACGGCACCCGTGAAGTGTTCGAGACCAAGCTGCTCGACGCCGGCTGCGACAAGGCCGCTTTGAAGGCTGCCGGCATCGCCGACGACAAGGAAATCGGCAAGACCTGCATCGCCATCCGCAAGGACGGCAAGGCTGTCGACATCGATGGCGACTACACCGAGACGCTGGCCCGCATCGACTCCAACAAGACCGGCGTTGGCGTGTTCGGCCTCGCCTTCTACGAGAACAATGCCGACAAGCTGAAGGTCGCTACCGTGGAAGGCATCGTGCCTTCGACGCAGACCATCGCCGATGGCACGTACCCCGTGTCGCGGCCGTTGTTCTTCTACGTCAAGAAGGCGCATCTGGGCGTCGTTCCCGGCCTCAAGGAATATGTCGAGTTCTTCCTTGATGACCAGATGATCGGCCCGGAAAGCCCGCTCGCCCAGTACGGCCTGGTTTCCGCTCCCGACGCCGAACGTCAGGGCCAGCGCGACGCCTTCGCCGCCGGAAAGACGATGTAATCAACCGACCGGATCAGGGCGCGGACCAAATCCGCGCCATGATTTCGCCGCTTGCCGCAACGGTGGCGGCGATCTGAATTTTCCCTGGGGTGGGTGATGTCGTCCTTGCTCGTACTCGCCATAGTCATCGCCATAGGCGTGGTCGCTTTTGTGATCGGCCGCCAGCGCGCAGCGGCGCAGGATACCGGCAAGGTCAAGCCGCATTCGCGCGCGCATTATCATGGCTGGTGGGCCTTTCTGCTCGCGGTCCTGCCTGCCGTCCTGCTGCTCGCCGTCTGGGATATCGGCTCTTCCTTCTATCTCGACCGGCACATCCATGCCGCTTTGCCCGAGCGCACCGCCGACACAAAGGTGGCCAGCGAAGCGCTCGACGCCAGCCTGGTGAAGAGCCTGGCCAAGGGCCTGCGCCGGCTCGATGGCGATACCGCACTTCCCGCTACTTTCGCCGAATTGCAGCCGCTGCTCGCCGCCAAGGGCGTGGCACTGGCCAGCGACACACAGGACTATATGATCCCGATCGCGGTCGAGGCGAACCAGGTCCAGGACCGGCTCGGCCTGTTCGGCGCCGTGCTGACCTTCGCGCTGTCGGTCGCCGGCGCCTTCTATGCGCTGAGGCAGATCGCGCCGCGCGCCAGGGCGCGCAACAATGTCGAGAAGCTGATGCTGTGGGGGCTGCTTGCGGCCTCGACCATCGCCATCCTGACCACGGTCGGCATCGTGCTGTCGATGCTGTTCCAGACCATCACCTTCTTCGAGAGCGTGTCGCCGATGAGCTTCTTCTTCGGCACGGTGTGGGATCCGCGTTTCGCCGCCGCCGGTTCCGGCGGCAGCCAGGGTCAGTTCGGCCTGATCCCGCTTCTTGCCGGCACGCTCTACATCGCCGCCGTCGCCCTTCTGGTGGCAGTGCCGGTCGGGCTGATGTCGGCGGTCTACATGTCCGAATATGCCTCGCGCGGTGTGCGCTCGGTGGTCAAGCCGGCGTTGGAACTGCTGGCCGGCATTCCGACCATCGTCTACGGCATCTTCGCCGTTGTCACGCTCGGACCGTTCTTGCGCGACCTGTCGGCGGCACTCACCGGGGGCTCGCCCTTCATCCAGGGCCAGAGCATCTTCACCGCCGGTCTGGTGATGGGCGTCATGCTGATCCCGGTCGTGTCCTCTTTGTCCGACGACATCATCACCGCGGTGCCGCGCGCAATGCGTGACGGCTCGCTCGGCCTCGGCGCCACCCGCTCCGAGACGATCAAGCGGGTGATCCTGCCGGCGGCACTGCCCGGCATCGTCGGCGCCATCCTGTTGACGGCGTCGCGCGCCATCGGCGAGACGATGATCGTCGTGCTGGCGGCGGGCGTCGCCGCCAATCTGACGGCCAATCCGTTCGAGGCGATGACGACCATCACCGTCAAGATCGTCAACCAGCTGACCGGCGACCTCGAGTTCAACTCGCCGCAGACGCTGGTCGCCTTCGCGCTCGGCCTGACGCTGTTCGCGCTGACGCTGGTGATGAACATCGTCGCCCTCTACATCGTGCGCAAGTACCGGGAGCAGTACGAATGACCGACATCCCCCTGGACACGATGGCGGGCGCCGTCGCGCGACCGCGCCGCGACATCGGGCTGAAGGCGCGCTACGCCGCCGAACGCCGGTTCCGCATCTATGGCGTGATTGCGATCTCGGTGGGCCTGGCGTTCCTGGCCATCATGTTGATCACCATCGTCTCGAAAGGCTACACCGCCTTCTGGCAGACGACGGTGACGCTGCCGGTCACCTTCGACGAGAAGGTGATCGATCCCTCCGGCAAGCGCGCGACCGACCCTACCGTGCTGATCAAGGCGAACTATCCCAAGCTCGCCGAAAACGCGCTGGTGGCCAAGCTCGGCATCGATCCGGCCAACAAGCCGATGATGCTGAAGCTCAAGGGCTTCCTGTCGGAAGGCGCCCGCGTCCAGCTGCGCGACATCGTCTCCGCCGATCCGTCGGTGATCGGCACGACGCGTGACGTCGACATCCTGGCCGCCGCCAATCTCGACTCGGCCTTCAAGGGCCAGATCGACCTCGGCGTCGATGAAGCGCGCCGCAAGGTGTCCGACCAGCAGATCGACTGGATGAACAAGCTCAAAGCCGAAGGCGCGATGGCCGAGCATTTCAACACCGGCCTGTTCAGCTATGGCGCCTCCAGCCGGCCCGAGACGTCGGGCATGGGCGTGGCCATCATCGGTTCGTTCTACATGATGGTGATCGTGCTTTTGCTGGCGCTGCCGATCGGCGTCGCCGCCTCGATCTATCTCGAGGAGTTCGCCAAGAAGAACCGCTTTACGGACCTGATCGAAGTCAACATCAACAATCTCGCGGCGGTGCCGTCGATCGTCTTCGGTCTGCTTGGCCTTGCCGTGTTCATCAACTTCCTCGGCATGCCGCGCTCGGCTTCCTTCGTCGGCGGCCTGGTGCTGACCTTGATGACGCTGCCGACCATCATCATCGCGACGCGCGCCGCCCTTGCCGCGGTGCCGCCGTCGATCCGCTCGGCAGCGCTCGGGCTCGGCGCCTCCAAGATGCAGATGGTGTTCCACCACATCCTGCCGCTTGCCGCCCCAGGCATCCTTACCGGCACCATCATCGGCCTGGCGCGTGCGCTCGGCGAGACAGCACCGCTGCTCTTGATCGGCATGGTCGCTTTCGTCGCCGATTATCCGACGACGCCTTTCGATCCGGCGACCGCGCTGCCGGTGCAGATCTACATGTGGGCAAACGAGGCTGAGCGCGCTTTTGTCGAGCGCATGTCCGGCGCCATCATCATCCTGCTCGTCTTCCTCATGGCCATGAACATCACCGCGATCGTGCTTCGGCGCCGGTTCGAGCGGCGCTGGTAGAAAAAAGGCAATTTGGTATGAACATCATGACCGAACAGTCCCTTGAGAATGCAGTGGGCGACAAAATGAACGCCAAGTCGAACGAAGTCATCAAGATGCGCGGCGACAAGGTCGGCGTCTTCTACGGCGAGAAGCAGGCGTTGTTCGACGTCAATCTCGACGTCCGCCAGAACCAGGTGACGGCGCTGATCGGCCCGTCCGGCTGCGGCAAGTCGACCTTCCTGCGCTGCCTCAACCGCATGAACGACACCATCGATTCGGCGCGGGTGACCGGCAAGATCACGCTCGATGAAGACGACATCTACGACAAGAACATCGATGTCGTCGAACTGCGCGCCCGCGTCGGCATGGTGTTCCAGAAACCCAACCCGTTCCCGAAGTCGATCTACGAGAACGTCGCCTACGGCCCGCGCATCCATGGGCTGGCCAAGCGCAAGTCCGACAT
This region of Mesorhizobium sp. C432A genomic DNA includes:
- a CDS encoding PAS domain-containing protein, which gives rise to MNGEDTSVGGSPEALRELVGAGADWVWETDAELRFSWLSENYQAATGIDPASILGRFRFDFLKQMVHGNRHAAAHLEDLQAHRPFRDFVYELKGGRPGCRWVSITGSPRFDGEGEFIGYRGIGRNVTALAGALDELRQDESDPPAGEATQHLADLERTMDAMHMGVVVLDAKFDTLIVNKAYRELSRIPDGAVTVGAPFSLLMELNRRNGIYGDLDEQQWQHYLATRIEEISAGSVAPREFLHANGRTMMFSVTALSGGKRLLTYYDVSELKRRDAEIESANAKITETFANLRTMVDQMPIGVLVLDAEMRAEVINRAFYDFWEIDPRRAGIGCGFRELMQASRDMDPYGADDAEWQGHIAEREAEISAGLVGSRQLPRNDGRTLIASLAPLAGGKRLISYVDVTNMKDREAELAQALEKSRLAEAVINGVKDPIFVKDDNLRFVFVNEAFSALFGQSPQAMLGRPGGDFLKQKDAAQFEDSERAVLATGTPYEVEETFDAEGASRSRIVRKNRVGMPSGRNYVAGFLFDISDMKRRETEAEDARKNLTTVLESLPAAVIIYDRDDKFVFANRKLQDTLPELKPAWQPGRSFREALELGHSVGYFRSSGDREIDRLYEGDPDVWLNAILARYRLPNSSYERLNADGRWYQVYDMRTEDGTFIGVRVDISEIKSREKALQESMRQIDLFRHVMDELPVAAFIKAQDLSMEFVNKAWCALTGIPKEEVIGRTDLQLFGIDDAETYTHDDTEVVVTGRGREIEEPVTHRDGTVRQLMTRKSRLVALDGSVHLVGSSTDITDVKAREQALEESMRENEVFRNLIDNVPVSIYAKRSDLRQFYVNKGWCDLTGLRREDAIGKTDIEIFGEDGEAFVNSDLAVLRTGDTQEIEETVTLADGSVRHQFARKGAMIASDGSLYLIGSTTDITELKLREAELREARQRAVLADRAKSEFLANMSHEIRTPMNGVLGMAELLAKSDLDPKQKTFTDIIVKSGNALLTIINDILDFSKIDAGQLVLDPAPFNLPEAIEDVATLISTRAKEKDLELIVRVEPGLESLFVGDVGRVRQIVTNLVGNAVKFTDEGHVLVDVTGQRGPTGTKLTVSVTDTGIGIPQQKLKLVFEKFSQADTSSTRRHEGTGLGLAITSRLVELMGGEIGVESAEGKGSTFWFTVTLPRAEEQTGRRIMPVDVTGSRVLIVDDNAVNRSILSEQMASWTFDSCAAESGPEGLKVLVAAAAYGVPVDCVVLDYQMPGMSGAEMARVVRNTAGLADTPIIMLTSVDQSLANTSYRDLGIDAQLIKPARSSVLLETLVATIQRHHHNITDGRVLPAASSGSGGGRNEPSPAKPPLAASERALLQPPPVRARARAAGDERRLDILVAEDNEVNQMVFTQIIGETGYSFEIVGNGRKALDAFGRLNPRMILMDVSMPEMNGLEATAAIRRLEEHTGMHIPIVGVTAHALKGDRERCLEAGMDDYLPKPISPRALLEKVERWVGISGEAQRDAG
- a CDS encoding substrate-binding domain-containing protein, yielding MKKFLVTASAVAVAFAASSGVAAARDQIQVAGSSTVLPYAKIVAEQFGETFTNFKTPVVESGGSGAGIKEFCKGVGEDTIDIANSSRPIKKDELKSCADAGVKDVQEVRIGYDGIVFATGIKGPDWALVPADIYKALAAKLVVDGKLVDNPNTKWNQVNPKLPDWDIAAYIPGEKHGTREVFETKLLDAGCDKAALKAAGIADDKEIGKTCIAIRKDGKAVDIDGDYTETLARIDSNKTGVGVFGLAFYENNADKLKVATVEGIVPSTQTIADGTYPVSRPLFFYVKKAHLGVVPGLKEYVEFFLDDQMIGPESPLAQYGLVSAPDAERQGQRDAFAAGKTM
- the pstC gene encoding phosphate ABC transporter permease subunit PstC; this encodes MSSLLVLAIVIAIGVVAFVIGRQRAAAQDTGKVKPHSRAHYHGWWAFLLAVLPAVLLLAVWDIGSSFYLDRHIHAALPERTADTKVASEALDASLVKSLAKGLRRLDGDTALPATFAELQPLLAAKGVALASDTQDYMIPIAVEANQVQDRLGLFGAVLTFALSVAGAFYALRQIAPRARARNNVEKLMLWGLLAASTIAILTTVGIVLSMLFQTITFFESVSPMSFFFGTVWDPRFAAAGSGGSQGQFGLIPLLAGTLYIAAVALLVAVPVGLMSAVYMSEYASRGVRSVVKPALELLAGIPTIVYGIFAVVTLGPFLRDLSAALTGGSPFIQGQSIFTAGLVMGVMLIPVVSSLSDDIITAVPRAMRDGSLGLGATRSETIKRVILPAALPGIVGAILLTASRAIGETMIVVLAAGVAANLTANPFEAMTTITVKIVNQLTGDLEFNSPQTLVAFALGLTLFALTLVMNIVALYIVRKYREQYE
- the pstA gene encoding phosphate ABC transporter permease PstA, producing MTDIPLDTMAGAVARPRRDIGLKARYAAERRFRIYGVIAISVGLAFLAIMLITIVSKGYTAFWQTTVTLPVTFDEKVIDPSGKRATDPTVLIKANYPKLAENALVAKLGIDPANKPMMLKLKGFLSEGARVQLRDIVSADPSVIGTTRDVDILAAANLDSAFKGQIDLGVDEARRKVSDQQIDWMNKLKAEGAMAEHFNTGLFSYGASSRPETSGMGVAIIGSFYMMVIVLLLALPIGVAASIYLEEFAKKNRFTDLIEVNINNLAAVPSIVFGLLGLAVFINFLGMPRSASFVGGLVLTLMTLPTIIIATRAALAAVPPSIRSAALGLGASKMQMVFHHILPLAAPGILTGTIIGLARALGETAPLLLIGMVAFVADYPTTPFDPATALPVQIYMWANEAERAFVERMSGAIIILLVFLMAMNITAIVLRRRFERRW
- the pstB gene encoding phosphate ABC transporter ATP-binding protein PstB → MNIMTEQSLENAVGDKMNAKSNEVIKMRGDKVGVFYGEKQALFDVNLDVRQNQVTALIGPSGCGKSTFLRCLNRMNDTIDSARVTGKITLDEDDIYDKNIDVVELRARVGMVFQKPNPFPKSIYENVAYGPRIHGLAKRKSDMDQIVEQSLKKAAIWNEVKDRLQEPGTGLSGGQQQRLCIARAIAVSPEVILMDEPCSALDPIATARVEELIDELRQNYTIVIVTHSMQQAARVSQRTAMFHLGYLVEEGATDKMFTNPDDKRTQDYITGRFG